One genomic region from Spirosoma sp. KCTC 42546 encodes:
- a CDS encoding cytochrome C, producing the protein MKKTFGILIASAALAVASFDANAQAPADIPADMNALMSKYTCIACHRPNQRLVGPAYVDVAKKNYSNEEIVKLIYTPVPSHWPGYPPMAPMTQVPKEDAMKLAVWINSLDGDTKTSTKKSTKTTTKKTKKSA; encoded by the coding sequence ATGAAAAAAACGTTTGGCATTCTCATCGCTTCGGCTGCGCTTGCCGTAGCCTCCTTCGACGCTAACGCTCAGGCACCAGCCGATATTCCGGCAGATATGAATGCCCTGATGAGCAAATACACCTGTATTGCCTGCCACCGCCCAAACCAGCGCCTAGTTGGTCCGGCCTATGTAGATGTAGCCAAGAAAAATTACTCGAACGAAGAAATCGTAAAGCTGATTTATACGCCTGTTCCTTCGCACTGGCCTGGTTATCCGCCAATGGCTCCAATGACGCAAGTACCAAAGGAAGATGCCATGAAATTAGCCGTCTGGATCAATTCGTTGGATGGTGATACAAAAACTAGCACCAAGAAAAGCACGAAGACCACAACTAAGAAAACGAAGAAGTCAGCGTAA
- a CDS encoding iron chaperone, whose amino-acid sequence MATTAKNSPAENIDDYIAGFPENIQQMLEAIRATIKKAAPDAEETIKYAIPTFTLNGNLVSFAAWRNHIGLYPVPRETEEFKEELSAYAGAKSTINFPLNTPLPLDLIDKIVKFRVDKTLEKAKIKPVPSAKK is encoded by the coding sequence ATGGCAACTACGGCAAAAAACAGCCCAGCGGAAAACATCGATGACTACATAGCAGGCTTTCCAGAGAACATTCAACAGATGCTGGAAGCTATACGGGCCACTATCAAAAAGGCTGCGCCAGATGCTGAGGAAACCATAAAATACGCAATACCAACGTTTACCTTAAACGGTAATTTAGTGAGTTTTGCCGCCTGGAGAAACCACATTGGCTTATACCCTGTACCCAGAGAAACGGAAGAATTTAAAGAAGAACTTTCAGCTTATGCCGGTGCGAAAAGTACAATAAATTTCCCGCTGAACACCCCACTTCCTCTCGACTTGATTGATAAAATCGTAAAGTTCAGAGTAGATAAAACTCTGGAGAAAGCCAAAATCAAACCCGTCCCATCCGCAAAAAAATAG
- a CDS encoding type II toxin-antitoxin system VapB family antitoxin produces the protein MRTNIDINDELLQVAMEISHLKTKKAIVELALQEYINMMRRKDLLSLRGKVQWDGDLDQMRTDNTPTDWDK, from the coding sequence ATGAGAACAAATATTGACATCAATGATGAGCTGCTTCAAGTAGCTATGGAAATTAGTCACCTAAAAACAAAAAAAGCGATCGTAGAATTGGCTTTGCAGGAGTATATCAACATGATGCGCCGTAAAGATTTGTTGTCTTTACGTGGGAAAGTTCAATGGGATGGTGATTTAGACCAGATGCGAACCGATAACACACCAACTGATTGGGATAAATGA
- a CDS encoding HD family hydrolase: MQPDQLVKQIAFIKEIDKLKYIQRKTKLFNSDRNENDAEHSWHLAMMTIVLAQHSNTPIDVLKVLKMVLIHDIVEIDAGDTFIYDTQKSHDNTDEERLAAERIFGLLPTEQAAEFIAIWEEFEESKTDEAKFARSMDRLEPLLQNVSNNGGTWQEFSVDYAKVYEKKKAIQNGSATIWQYAEQLLNDSVDRGILKK; encoded by the coding sequence ATGCAGCCAGATCAGCTAGTAAAGCAAATCGCGTTTATCAAAGAGATCGATAAGCTTAAATACATTCAACGAAAGACGAAACTATTTAACAGTGACCGAAACGAAAATGATGCGGAACACAGCTGGCATTTAGCCATGATGACGATCGTTCTCGCGCAACATTCGAATACGCCCATTGATGTGCTGAAAGTGTTGAAGATGGTCTTGATCCACGATATTGTCGAGATTGATGCCGGTGATACATTTATCTACGATACCCAAAAAAGTCATGATAACACCGATGAAGAACGATTAGCTGCGGAACGGATCTTTGGCTTGTTGCCCACTGAACAGGCCGCCGAATTTATTGCCATCTGGGAGGAGTTTGAAGAAAGTAAAACGGACGAAGCAAAGTTTGCCCGATCAATGGATCGATTAGAACCCTTGCTTCAAAACGTATCAAACAATGGGGGCACCTGGCAGGAATTCAGTGTAGACTATGCCAAGGTTTATGAAAAGAAGAAAGCTATCCAGAATGGGTCTGCTACCATTTGGCAGTATGCCGAGCAATTGCTAAACGATAGCGTTGACCGTGGAATTCTAAAAAAATAG
- the pgk gene encoding phosphoglycerate kinase: MKTVDSYNFAGKKALVRVDFNVPLDKAYNITDDTRIKATIPTVLKIVNDGGSAILMSHLGRPKGGPEEKYSLKHLLPALKEAFGREVKFADDCIGQSATELAASLKPGEILLLENLRFYKEEEKGDVEFAKKLASLGDVWVNDAFGTAHRAHASTAVMGQFFTDRVAGYVMEAELENAKKVLGNAERPFTAIMGGAKISDKILIIEKLLDNVDNLIIGGGMTYTFTKAKGGQIGNSLLEADKQELALELLKKAEEKGVKIYMPLDNLCADSFSNDANRQVVDTGQIPDGWQGLDIGPKTIELFKDVVSKSKTVLWNGPMGVFEFENFAKGTNAIAEAVVKATEENGAFSLIGGGDSAAAVNQAGYGDRVSYVSTGGGALLEYMEGKVLPGVAALE, from the coding sequence ATGAAAACCGTAGATTCCTACAATTTTGCTGGTAAGAAAGCCCTCGTTCGGGTAGATTTCAACGTGCCCCTTGATAAGGCGTACAATATCACCGACGACACTCGTATTAAAGCCACCATTCCAACCGTTCTGAAAATTGTGAACGATGGTGGCTCGGCCATTCTGATGTCGCACCTGGGTCGGCCAAAAGGTGGTCCTGAAGAGAAATATTCGCTCAAACATTTGCTGCCTGCGTTGAAAGAAGCGTTTGGCCGGGAGGTAAAATTTGCCGACGATTGCATTGGGCAATCGGCTACTGAGCTGGCGGCCAGTCTGAAACCTGGAGAAATCCTGCTGCTCGAAAACCTTCGTTTTTATAAAGAAGAAGAAAAGGGCGATGTAGAGTTCGCTAAAAAACTCGCCAGCCTGGGCGATGTTTGGGTCAATGATGCCTTCGGCACAGCGCACCGTGCCCACGCCAGTACTGCGGTAATGGGTCAGTTTTTTACTGATCGCGTAGCTGGTTACGTCATGGAAGCCGAATTGGAGAACGCCAAAAAAGTGCTGGGCAATGCCGAGCGTCCATTTACGGCAATCATGGGTGGGGCTAAAATTTCGGATAAGATCCTGATTATCGAGAAGTTGCTCGACAACGTCGACAACCTCATTATTGGTGGTGGTATGACGTACACCTTCACAAAAGCCAAGGGTGGCCAGATCGGGAACTCGCTACTCGAAGCTGATAAGCAGGAACTAGCACTTGAGTTGTTAAAAAAGGCGGAAGAGAAAGGCGTGAAAATTTACATGCCACTTGATAACCTCTGCGCTGATTCGTTCTCGAACGATGCCAACCGGCAGGTGGTAGATACGGGTCAGATTCCGGATGGCTGGCAGGGACTGGACATTGGTCCTAAAACGATTGAGTTATTCAAGGATGTTGTGTCAAAGTCAAAAACGGTTCTCTGGAATGGTCCAATGGGCGTATTTGAGTTTGAGAACTTTGCGAAAGGCACCAATGCTATTGCTGAGGCTGTCGTGAAGGCAACTGAAGAAAACGGAGCGTTCTCGCTCATTGGTGGTGGCGACTCTGCGGCTGCCGTTAATCAGGCTGGTTACGGAGACCGTGTTAGCTATGTGTCTACGGGTGGAGGTGCCTTACTAGAGTATATGGAAGGCAAAGTGCTGCCGGGTGTAGCGGCACTGGAGTAG
- a CDS encoding PIN domain nuclease — protein MIIDTSVWIDFFRDVQSAQTDLLVELLLAKERLCITPTILQEVLQGVHADNHFERIKTDLLACRMLQIDPVKAAIEAATLYRTLRKKGVTIRKPNDCLIAHYAIFYDIPVLHNDIDFDQIARFTALRIANA, from the coding sequence ATGATTATTGATACATCCGTTTGGATAGATTTTTTTAGGGATGTTCAGAGTGCGCAGACAGATTTATTAGTCGAACTCCTGCTTGCGAAGGAGAGGCTGTGTATTACACCTACGATACTGCAGGAAGTCTTACAGGGAGTACATGCTGATAATCATTTTGAACGAATAAAAACCGACCTATTAGCCTGTCGCATGTTACAGATTGACCCTGTTAAAGCCGCTATTGAAGCGGCAACGTTATACCGAACTCTTCGCAAAAAAGGGGTAACGATTCGTAAACCCAACGATTGTTTGATTGCTCATTACGCCATATTCTACGATATTCCTGTTCTGCATAACGATATCGACTTTGACCAAATCGCGCGCTTTACCGCATTACGTATTGCCAACGCGTAG
- a CDS encoding DUF2157 domain-containing protein, translating to MSPTDVLNELNKQGILPPKQQTEIAVIEQKRPFSLHWELRSMLYIGILLLSSGLGLLVYDNFDQIGHGALLAAIALACVGCFFFAWRYRPDWTPAETKSRSTFGDYALILACLLFLTLEGYAQYAYNVFGTRYGLVTLLPALLFLPLAYRFDHRGILGMALTALISWVGVTVRPLELYFKTNFFDQDTVFSAIILALVLIGAAMLLDRKRIKPHFTYTYLTMAGNLLMVALLGGLFNFEDSRLWFGLGLAIACFVLDRYAKRDNSFLFLLMGVVYGYIGVTYLFFHYMDFSSDDPYFWYFILTGIAVVYYLMNQFTKRIRTNESV from the coding sequence ATGTCCCCAACGGATGTTCTGAATGAACTCAATAAACAAGGTATTTTGCCGCCTAAGCAGCAGACGGAAATTGCCGTTATAGAGCAGAAAAGACCGTTTTCGCTTCATTGGGAACTTCGATCGATGCTATACATCGGTATACTTCTGTTAAGCTCAGGACTAGGGTTACTGGTTTATGACAACTTTGATCAGATTGGACATGGGGCCTTGCTGGCAGCTATCGCGCTGGCATGCGTTGGGTGTTTTTTCTTCGCCTGGCGTTATCGGCCCGACTGGACACCCGCTGAAACCAAAAGCCGTTCCACGTTCGGTGATTATGCCCTGATTCTGGCCTGTCTGTTATTCCTTACGCTCGAAGGATATGCTCAGTATGCGTACAACGTGTTTGGCACCCGGTATGGGCTCGTAACCCTACTGCCTGCTTTGCTGTTTTTACCGCTTGCCTATCGGTTCGATCACCGAGGTATACTGGGTATGGCGTTAACAGCCCTGATTTCGTGGGTGGGTGTAACAGTACGGCCGCTTGAACTGTATTTTAAAACCAATTTTTTTGATCAGGATACCGTCTTTTCGGCCATTATTCTAGCGCTTGTTCTGATTGGCGCGGCCATGTTGCTTGATCGAAAACGCATTAAACCGCATTTCACTTATACCTACCTGACAATGGCCGGAAACTTGCTGATGGTGGCGTTGTTGGGTGGGTTATTTAACTTTGAAGATAGCCGGTTGTGGTTTGGACTGGGATTGGCGATAGCCTGTTTCGTCCTCGACCGATATGCGAAACGAGATAATTCCTTCTTGTTTTTGCTGATGGGTGTGGTCTATGGGTACATCGGAGTTACCTATCTGTTTTTTCATTATATGGATTTCAGTAGCGACGACCCCTATTTCTGGTATTTTATCCTGACAGGCATTGCGGTCGTCTATTATCTGATGAACCAGTTCACCAAACGAATCCGCACGAATGAAAGCGTATAA
- a CDS encoding zinc ribbon domain-containing protein, giving the protein MELTIAQKLDALLKLQSLDSQLDELIKIRGGLPEEVRDLEDDIAGFETRIGKFQSEIKTLEEEIERNRVAKKDAEKLITKYKDQQMNVRNNREFDAISKEIELQSLEIELVEKRANEAQFRVRGKEEEIKTTQAALNERKEDLKAKKQELDQITSESQEEEKEIIKQRDHQATTIEPRLLNSYNKIRGNALNGLAVVMVKRGACGGCFNVVPPQRQADIKDKKKIIVCEHCGRIFADVEGVPEPAPTGRGR; this is encoded by the coding sequence ATGGAACTGACGATTGCGCAAAAATTAGACGCTCTCCTGAAACTACAATCTCTTGATTCTCAACTGGATGAACTAATCAAAATTCGCGGTGGATTGCCTGAAGAGGTCCGTGATCTGGAAGATGACATCGCTGGCTTCGAAACCCGGATTGGTAAGTTTCAGAGCGAAATCAAGACATTAGAAGAAGAAATTGAGCGCAATCGCGTTGCTAAAAAAGATGCCGAAAAGCTGATCACCAAGTATAAAGATCAGCAAATGAACGTTCGGAACAACCGCGAGTTCGACGCTATCTCCAAAGAAATTGAGCTTCAATCGCTTGAAATCGAATTGGTTGAAAAGCGGGCAAACGAAGCACAGTTCCGTGTTCGGGGCAAAGAAGAAGAAATCAAAACGACTCAGGCTGCCCTGAACGAACGAAAAGAAGACCTGAAAGCAAAAAAACAGGAACTCGATCAGATCACTTCAGAAAGCCAGGAAGAAGAGAAAGAGATCATTAAGCAACGCGATCATCAGGCGACGACCATTGAGCCACGTCTCCTGAATTCATACAACAAAATTCGCGGTAACGCCCTCAATGGTCTGGCCGTTGTGATGGTAAAACGCGGTGCCTGCGGTGGCTGTTTCAACGTGGTGCCTCCCCAACGTCAGGCAGACATTAAAGACAAGAAGAAAATTATCGTCTGCGAACATTGCGGCCGTATCTTCGCCGATGTTGAAGGCGTTCCCGAGCCTGCTCCAACGGGCCGTGGTCGGTAG
- a CDS encoding class I SAM-dependent methyltransferase produces the protein MQPLDRFSGHADLYAQYRIDYPSELYDFVLPLVANRQTAWDCATGNGQVAGALAALFEQVEATDISETQLILAIKKSNINYQLSPAEQTPFGNYTFDLITVAQALHWFDVNAFHEEVRRVAKPGAVLAEWGYGLVQLGPDLDSIMLNFYRNRIGPYWDPQRKYIDDAYATLPFPFADVQRATFTARRTWSLERFLNYLRTWSAVRQYIHENEEDPVKWLGEELKPLWGDGEREVCFPIFLRMGRV, from the coding sequence ATGCAGCCGCTCGACCGCTTCTCCGGCCACGCCGATCTCTATGCTCAGTATCGAATAGATTATCCATCTGAGCTGTATGACTTTGTACTTCCATTGGTTGCAAACCGGCAAACTGCCTGGGATTGCGCTACGGGTAACGGGCAGGTGGCGGGGGCATTGGCAGCTCTATTCGAACAGGTTGAAGCCACGGATATCAGCGAAACCCAGCTCATTCTCGCTATTAAAAAATCGAATATCAATTACCAGCTTAGCCCCGCCGAGCAAACCCCTTTTGGTAATTATACCTTCGATTTGATTACGGTAGCTCAGGCTCTACATTGGTTTGATGTCAATGCCTTTCATGAGGAAGTCAGACGGGTAGCCAAACCGGGTGCTGTACTGGCCGAATGGGGTTATGGTTTGGTGCAGCTTGGTCCCGATCTGGACTCAATCATGCTGAATTTTTACCGAAACCGAATTGGCCCCTACTGGGATCCACAACGGAAATACATAGACGATGCCTACGCTACCTTACCATTCCCATTCGCCGATGTGCAACGGGCAACATTCACTGCCCGGCGAACGTGGTCTTTGGAGCGCTTTTTAAATTACCTGCGTACCTGGTCGGCGGTGCGGCAGTACATCCATGAAAATGAAGAAGACCCCGTTAAATGGCTAGGGGAAGAGTTAAAGCCGCTTTGGGGCGACGGCGAGCGCGAGGTTTGCTTCCCTATTTTTTTGCGGATGGGACGGGTTTGA
- the rlmB gene encoding 23S rRNA (guanosine(2251)-2'-O)-methyltransferase RlmB — MENRRNPRVNRPNHNRTNNSRPQFRPEPDEMVFGIQSVIETLKSDQQIDKLYMDKELSNHDIQNLAFQKRVTIQRVPAERLDRFTRKNHQGVVCLIAQVQYVKLSNVIADVFERGEQPFFLLLDRITDVRNFGAIARTAECTGIQCIVIPGRGAAAINSDAMKTSSGALNHISVCREPELTETVKYLQDSGITVVACTEKSSRDLYERTTNLTGPLAIIMGSEEDGISPELLRMVDTHVKIPLLGAVGSLNVSVATGVVLYEAVRQRSMQIEPVE; from the coding sequence ATGGAGAACCGGCGCAATCCGCGAGTAAATCGCCCCAATCATAATCGAACGAACAATTCCCGTCCCCAGTTTCGTCCTGAGCCCGACGAAATGGTGTTTGGTATTCAATCCGTTATCGAGACGCTCAAGTCTGATCAGCAGATTGATAAACTCTACATGGACAAGGAGTTAAGTAATCATGATATTCAAAATCTGGCTTTTCAGAAACGCGTCACCATTCAGCGGGTACCGGCAGAACGGCTTGATCGATTTACCCGGAAAAATCACCAGGGAGTTGTTTGTCTGATTGCTCAGGTTCAATACGTTAAGCTGTCCAATGTGATTGCGGATGTATTTGAACGGGGCGAACAGCCGTTTTTTCTTTTACTTGACCGCATTACTGATGTTCGGAATTTCGGCGCTATTGCCCGCACCGCCGAATGTACGGGAATTCAGTGCATAGTTATTCCGGGTCGGGGCGCGGCTGCTATCAACTCCGATGCTATGAAAACTTCATCGGGTGCCTTGAACCACATTTCGGTTTGCCGGGAGCCTGAACTCACCGAAACCGTAAAATACTTGCAGGATTCAGGCATTACAGTGGTGGCCTGTACCGAAAAATCAAGCCGTGATTTGTACGAGCGAACGACCAACCTCACGGGTCCACTTGCTATTATTATGGGATCGGAAGAAGACGGTATTTCGCCTGAATTGCTTCGTATGGTAGACACCCACGTCAAAATTCCACTACTGGGCGCTGTTGGTTCGTTGAACGTATCGGTGGCAACAGGCGTGGTGCTGTACGAAGCTGTACGCCAGCGGAGTATGCAAATTGAGCCTGTTGAATAA
- a CDS encoding tetratricopeptide repeat protein produces the protein MRYLFIFLLSISTASAQNFTWTPGMQRAYAELQKLKVKSAQQTLATEPVHNGVRIFLDDYTDMLILATSDDDQAFSTLSDREDERLDALKDLDDTSPWQRVLLAEVRLHWAFVKLKFGKELSASWDVIRAYKLLKENQKRFPNFLPTYKSLGTLHVMIGSVPDNYVWVANLLGLHGNVKQGQQELLRAQQDPTFRLEARLIDLMVRAYVLKLTDADGQTLNRLVNDNEDNLLLHFFGATIEQKSGHSEQALAYLTKRPTGPAYQPLPVIDNILGDIYIQKSDYATATAHFKQFLAAYKGQNFLKDTYYKLFLCQWLASDKTDAQTRPLLQKVLTVGRTTVESDKAAQKFAEAYLKKGTSPNQKILMRARLASDGGFTDSALAYLHPFNDARFPITTEKAEYNYRMGRIYQRRNEPDTAIPYLTRALTLSEPDQLSFGATAALQLGYIYQQKNDRAHARSFFQKALGFKHHEYKNSVDNKARAGLSSL, from the coding sequence ATGCGTTATTTATTCATTTTTCTGCTGTCAATCAGTACCGCCAGTGCCCAGAACTTTACATGGACACCCGGTATGCAACGTGCCTATGCCGAGCTGCAAAAACTAAAAGTCAAATCGGCCCAACAAACGCTGGCAACTGAGCCAGTACATAACGGTGTCCGTATTTTCCTGGACGATTATACCGATATGCTTATCCTGGCTACCTCCGATGATGACCAGGCTTTTTCTACCCTAAGCGATCGCGAAGACGAGCGTCTGGATGCCCTAAAGGACTTAGACGATACTTCGCCCTGGCAACGGGTATTGTTGGCCGAGGTACGTTTACACTGGGCCTTTGTAAAACTTAAATTTGGCAAAGAACTGAGTGCCAGCTGGGATGTTATTCGGGCGTATAAGCTGCTTAAGGAAAACCAGAAACGTTTCCCCAATTTCCTGCCAACTTACAAATCGCTGGGTACGCTGCATGTGATGATTGGCTCCGTACCCGATAATTACGTTTGGGTGGCTAACCTACTGGGCTTACACGGTAATGTTAAACAAGGACAGCAGGAATTACTGCGGGCGCAACAGGACCCCACTTTCCGGCTCGAAGCCCGACTCATAGACCTCATGGTACGGGCTTATGTGCTAAAACTTACGGATGCCGATGGGCAGACCTTGAACCGATTAGTGAATGATAACGAGGACAACCTTCTTCTTCACTTTTTCGGGGCTACGATCGAACAGAAAAGCGGACATAGTGAGCAGGCGCTGGCTTATCTGACGAAACGGCCTACAGGACCGGCCTATCAACCTCTGCCCGTTATTGACAATATTCTGGGCGACATCTATATTCAAAAAAGTGATTATGCAACGGCAACGGCTCATTTTAAGCAGTTCCTCGCAGCCTACAAAGGCCAGAATTTCCTCAAGGATACCTATTACAAACTATTCCTCTGCCAATGGTTAGCCAGCGACAAAACCGATGCACAAACCCGCCCGCTTCTCCAAAAAGTCCTGACCGTCGGCCGTACTACGGTCGAGTCTGACAAAGCGGCCCAGAAGTTTGCCGAAGCCTATCTCAAAAAGGGAACATCGCCCAATCAAAAAATTCTGATGCGGGCACGGCTGGCTTCGGATGGTGGCTTTACCGATAGTGCGCTGGCTTACCTTCACCCGTTCAACGACGCCAGATTTCCAATAACGACTGAAAAAGCCGAGTACAATTACCGGATGGGGCGTATCTATCAACGCCGAAACGAACCCGATACAGCTATCCCCTACCTTACTCGTGCCCTGACGCTCAGCGAACCCGATCAATTATCCTTCGGGGCAACAGCGGCTTTGCAATTGGGTTATATCTATCAACAAAAAAACGACCGAGCGCACGCCCGATCGTTTTTCCAGAAAGCCCTTGGTTTTAAGCACCACGAGTATAAAAACAGCGTGGATAATAAAGCGAGAGCGGGGTTAAGTAGTTTGTAG
- a CDS encoding VRR-NUC domain-containing protein → MVGRQKIILTPRYYLDNFRYVLDFVKRLYSNLLNDAEWDFLNRFDTLSLDAQCLYVRFSNRKGLFFRVNKLQYAEITDLPAAVGELLQAGFVERLSPQQASMGEVALSVFTKPELLDLLPLEPEEIRALAKEKKEHVVRYALNELDFGEIVTSLTTHETVIKMNFEVEGMMVKYLFFGNRGSSMTEFVIRDLGMVNFERYDESKLTARFRTRKEVEDKLLISLTNEEFYELKEADTPADDIYNWFLNWNETRPELTEIAIPGYQKLVCRVGAYLERQKLPEQALSVYELSDRVPARERRVRLLFRNGAIDEALALCDEIAVNPLNAEERYFANDFREKILGLGEKKRTRKATTRFLSDADSVHIPAAYRHHVEAGVMNYYLEQDFDAAFTENYPWRGLFGLAFWDIIYDANVSAIHHPLQRAPSDFYLPDFYIKREDLLKKRLAELDTKDDWRRHMGRMFNAKYGITNVLVDWSDELLTLVQRMVELLSVDQLRLILLEMARNVREHTRGFPDLLIWNEQGDYDFVEVKSPTDHLGPQQLHWLEFFQTIGVRGKVVRVIWEA, encoded by the coding sequence ATGGTTGGACGACAGAAAATTATTCTCACCCCTCGGTACTACCTTGACAATTTCCGCTACGTGCTGGATTTTGTTAAACGGTTGTACAGCAATTTATTGAACGATGCCGAATGGGATTTTTTGAATCGGTTCGACACCTTAAGCCTCGACGCTCAGTGCCTGTATGTCCGGTTCAGCAATCGCAAAGGACTCTTTTTTCGCGTCAACAAACTACAATATGCCGAAATAACTGACTTACCGGCAGCCGTTGGTGAGCTGCTTCAGGCTGGATTTGTAGAGCGTCTTTCGCCCCAGCAGGCTAGTATGGGCGAAGTGGCTTTGAGCGTTTTCACCAAACCCGAACTACTCGATCTGTTGCCATTGGAGCCGGAAGAGATCAGGGCATTGGCCAAAGAGAAGAAAGAACACGTTGTGCGTTATGCCTTAAACGAACTTGATTTCGGCGAGATTGTTACGAGCCTTACTACCCACGAGACCGTCATTAAGATGAATTTTGAGGTCGAAGGCATGATGGTAAAGTACCTGTTTTTTGGCAATCGGGGCAGTAGCATGACCGAATTCGTGATTCGCGATCTGGGTATGGTCAACTTTGAGCGCTACGACGAAAGCAAGCTTACGGCCCGTTTCCGAACCAGAAAAGAGGTGGAAGATAAGCTCTTGATTTCGCTGACGAACGAAGAATTTTATGAACTCAAAGAAGCCGATACCCCCGCTGATGACATTTATAACTGGTTTTTGAACTGGAATGAAACCCGCCCTGAATTAACCGAAATAGCCATTCCAGGGTATCAGAAACTGGTTTGTCGGGTTGGAGCCTATCTGGAACGACAGAAATTACCTGAGCAGGCCTTATCTGTCTATGAACTCTCCGACCGTGTACCCGCCCGCGAACGGCGTGTTCGATTGTTATTCCGCAATGGCGCAATTGACGAAGCCCTTGCTCTTTGCGACGAAATTGCAGTCAATCCGTTAAACGCCGAAGAGCGGTATTTCGCGAATGACTTCCGCGAGAAAATTCTGGGTCTGGGTGAGAAAAAACGTACCCGAAAAGCCACTACACGCTTTCTGTCGGATGCCGACAGTGTCCATATTCCAGCAGCCTATCGCCACCATGTAGAAGCGGGTGTGATGAATTATTACTTAGAGCAGGATTTCGATGCAGCGTTCACAGAAAACTACCCCTGGCGTGGCCTGTTTGGGCTGGCTTTCTGGGATATTATTTACGATGCCAACGTATCGGCCATCCACCACCCGCTCCAACGCGCCCCATCTGATTTTTACCTGCCCGACTTTTACATAAAGCGTGAAGACTTACTAAAAAAGCGACTTGCTGAACTCGACACAAAAGACGACTGGCGACGGCATATGGGCCGAATGTTCAATGCAAAATACGGCATTACCAACGTACTCGTCGACTGGTCGGATGAGTTGCTCACGCTGGTTCAGCGTATGGTCGAGCTGTTGTCTGTTGATCAGCTCCGGCTGATTTTGCTCGAAATGGCCCGCAACGTCCGAGAGCATACGCGCGGTTTCCCGGATTTGCTTATCTGGAATGAGCAGGGCGATTATGATTTTGTTGAAGTCAAATCCCCCACCGATCACCTCGGGCCGCAGCAACTGCACTGGCTGGAATTTTTTCAGACCATTGGCGTGAGGGGGAAAGTGGTACGAGTGATTTGGGAGGCTTAG